Proteins encoded in a region of the Halostella limicola genome:
- a CDS encoding Zn-ribbon domain-containing OB-fold protein, with amino-acid sequence MSEFADYLTDGRLTTAGWQDALGDGRLLGQECADCGHVTAAPKAACARCGSRALETVELPEEGTVYSATRIEVAPEGFDAPYRVGIVTLGDGRVMARLEGDADIGEAVSFRGASSTPEGPAPLFG; translated from the coding sequence GTGAGCGAGTTCGCCGACTACCTGACCGACGGCCGGCTCACGACCGCCGGCTGGCAGGACGCGCTCGGCGACGGCCGCCTGCTGGGACAGGAGTGCGCGGACTGCGGCCACGTCACGGCCGCGCCGAAGGCGGCCTGCGCGCGGTGCGGGTCGCGCGCGCTCGAAACGGTGGAACTGCCCGAGGAGGGAACGGTGTACTCGGCGACGCGCATCGAGGTCGCGCCCGAGGGGTTCGACGCGCCGTACCGCGTCGGGATCGTGACGCTCGGCGACGGCCGCGTGATGGCCCGCCTGGAGGGCGACGCCGACATCGGCGAGGCGGTGTCGTTCCGCGGCGCGTCGTCCACGCCCGAGGGGCCGGCGCCGCTGTTCGGCTGA
- a CDS encoding thiolase domain-containing protein, whose amino-acid sequence MPDAHVVGVGMTPFGVHEATLPDLFADAALPAMDDAGAGPDEIDAFYFGNAMGGQIEGESHLAPTLASHVGVAGVPCQRYEDACATSSNAFKHAVRAVEAGQHDVVLVGGVERCSPETGKGTGAMTRIFASAAHGAYERPTGLTFPGVFALLTKRHMHEHGTTSEQLAEVAVKNHHHGSLNPRAHFGKETTVEEVLDGPLVADPFRLHDCCPFSDGAAAVVVASPDAAERLGGDPVRVAGVGHATDVVPIADKAHPSVTQAARDAASEAYAAADVTADDVDFAEIHDCFTGAEVLATEALGLVEDGQGGTAAAEGRTALGGDVPVNPSGGLKAKGHPIGATGVAQVVELTEQLRGEAGERQVEAADVGVAHNLGGDAATTVVSVLERPESDGTRGGARGGEA is encoded by the coding sequence ATGCCAGACGCACACGTCGTCGGCGTCGGAATGACGCCGTTCGGCGTCCACGAAGCGACGCTCCCCGACCTGTTCGCCGACGCGGCGCTCCCGGCGATGGACGACGCCGGGGCGGGCCCGGACGAGATAGACGCCTTCTACTTCGGCAACGCGATGGGCGGCCAGATAGAGGGCGAGAGCCACCTCGCGCCGACGCTCGCCTCCCACGTCGGCGTCGCTGGAGTCCCCTGCCAGCGGTACGAGGACGCCTGCGCGACCTCCTCGAACGCGTTCAAACACGCCGTCCGCGCGGTGGAGGCGGGCCAGCACGACGTGGTGCTGGTCGGCGGCGTCGAGCGGTGCTCTCCCGAGACGGGCAAGGGGACCGGCGCGATGACCCGCATCTTCGCCAGCGCGGCCCACGGCGCGTACGAGCGCCCGACCGGCCTCACCTTCCCCGGCGTGTTCGCCCTGCTGACGAAGCGGCACATGCACGAGCACGGGACGACGTCGGAGCAACTGGCCGAGGTGGCCGTGAAGAACCACCACCACGGCAGCCTGAACCCGCGGGCGCACTTCGGCAAGGAGACGACCGTCGAGGAGGTGCTGGACGGCCCCCTCGTCGCGGACCCGTTCCGCCTGCACGACTGCTGTCCGTTCTCCGACGGGGCCGCCGCCGTCGTCGTCGCCAGCCCGGACGCCGCGGAGCGGTTGGGCGGCGACCCGGTCCGCGTCGCCGGCGTCGGCCACGCGACGGACGTGGTCCCCATCGCGGACAAGGCCCACCCCTCCGTGACGCAGGCCGCGCGGGACGCCGCGAGCGAGGCGTACGCGGCCGCCGATGTCACCGCGGACGACGTCGACTTCGCGGAGATCCACGATTGCTTCACCGGCGCGGAGGTGCTCGCGACGGAGGCGCTCGGCCTCGTCGAGGACGGCCAGGGCGGGACGGCCGCCGCCGAAGGGCGCACCGCTCTGGGCGGCGACGTCCCCGTCAACCCCAGCGGCGGGCTGAAGGCGAAGGGCCACCCCATCGGCGCGACGGGGGTCGCGCAGGTGGTCGAACTGACCGAGCAGCTCCGCGGCGAGGCCGGGGAGCGACAGGTCGAGGCCGCGGACGTCGGCGTCGCCCACAACCTCGGCGGCGACGCGGCGACGACGGTCGTCAGCGTGCTGGAGCGCCCCGAGTCGGACGGCACGCGCGGCGGCGCGCGAGGTGGTGAAGCGTGA
- a CDS encoding AMP-binding protein, protein MIHDHGERPYDWVGDWSGRRATLSPDAVGLRDATTGEEYTYETLDARANRTARLLDDRGVGEGDRVAVVSRNRVELVDLFFAGGKTGAVLAPLSHRLAPPELGELLETVDPSLLVVEEPFVGDVAEALGEEVSCPRILLPADDWSDRDGEADAGDSPDGPFADAPTYADALPEDGAPVDGAELSLDDPAMLLHTGGSTGTPKETVLTHGALCWNSFNTITAWGLRPEDVTPMVFPMFHTGGWNVLTVPLFHLGATVVIGREVDPGRVLDTIESEGATVFVGVPAVLRSMATHDDWDDTDLSSLRFVKSGGGPCRDATIRAWRERGVDLSQGYGLTECGPNNFAMPDDWDEAKTDSIGKPVMHTDVRIVDEGGDPVSEGEIGELQLAGPHAAERYWRDEGETRATFGEGWVATGDLARVDGDGYYRIEGRKKNMFTSGGENVYPPEVEDALADHPDIEEVIVVGVPDERWGTVGKAVVQSAASEAAEGDSGDDESLTVDDLREFLDGRLAGFKHPRHVAFVDEMPTSGPSKIDRSAIERRFGESDGA, encoded by the coding sequence GGGTCGGCGACTGGAGCGGCCGCCGGGCGACGCTCTCCCCCGATGCGGTCGGCCTCCGGGACGCCACGACCGGCGAGGAGTACACCTACGAAACGCTCGACGCGCGCGCGAACCGGACCGCCCGGCTGCTCGACGACCGCGGGGTCGGCGAGGGCGACCGGGTCGCCGTCGTCTCGCGGAACCGCGTCGAACTCGTCGACCTCTTTTTCGCCGGCGGGAAGACCGGTGCGGTGCTCGCGCCGCTGTCGCACCGCCTCGCGCCGCCGGAGCTGGGGGAGCTGCTCGAAACGGTGGACCCGAGCCTGCTCGTCGTCGAGGAGCCGTTCGTCGGCGACGTGGCCGAGGCGCTGGGCGAGGAGGTGAGTTGTCCGCGGATCCTCCTGCCGGCGGACGACTGGAGCGACCGAGACGGCGAGGCCGACGCCGGAGACTCCCCCGACGGTCCGTTCGCCGACGCGCCGACCTACGCCGACGCGCTCCCGGAGGACGGCGCGCCGGTCGACGGCGCGGAACTGTCGCTCGACGACCCGGCGATGCTGCTTCACACCGGCGGGTCGACGGGGACGCCGAAGGAGACGGTCCTCACGCACGGGGCCCTCTGCTGGAACTCCTTCAACACGATCACCGCGTGGGGGCTGCGCCCCGAAGACGTGACCCCGATGGTGTTCCCCATGTTCCACACGGGCGGGTGGAACGTGCTGACGGTGCCGCTGTTTCACCTCGGCGCGACCGTCGTCATCGGCCGCGAGGTCGACCCGGGGCGCGTGCTCGACACGATCGAGTCCGAGGGCGCGACGGTGTTCGTCGGCGTCCCCGCGGTCCTGCGGTCGATGGCGACCCACGACGACTGGGACGACACGGACCTCTCGTCGCTCCGGTTCGTCAAGAGCGGCGGCGGTCCCTGTCGCGACGCGACGATCCGCGCGTGGCGGGAGCGCGGGGTGGACCTCTCGCAGGGGTACGGCCTCACCGAGTGCGGCCCGAACAACTTCGCGATGCCCGACGACTGGGACGAGGCGAAGACCGACAGCATCGGCAAGCCCGTGATGCACACCGACGTGCGGATCGTCGACGAGGGGGGAGATCCCGTCTCCGAGGGCGAGATCGGCGAACTCCAGTTGGCTGGGCCGCACGCGGCCGAGCGCTACTGGCGCGACGAGGGCGAGACGCGGGCGACGTTCGGCGAGGGCTGGGTCGCCACCGGCGACCTCGCGCGGGTCGACGGCGATGGGTACTACCGCATCGAAGGGCGGAAGAAGAACATGTTCACGAGCGGCGGGGAGAACGTCTACCCGCCGGAGGTCGAGGACGCCCTCGCGGACCATCCCGACATCGAGGAGGTGATCGTGGTCGGCGTCCCGGACGAGCGGTGGGGGACCGTGGGGAAAGCGGTCGTGCAGAGCGCGGCCTCCGAGGCCGCGGAAGGCGACAGCGGGGACGACGAGTCGCTGACGGTCGACGACCTCCGCGAGTTCCTCGACGGTCGCCTCGCGGGGTTCAAGCACCCGCGCCACGTCGCGTTCGTCGACGAGATGCCCACGAGCGGCCCGTCGAAGATCGACCGGTCCGCGATCGAGCGGCGCTTCGGCGAGTCGGACGGCGCCTGA